In Streptococcus pneumoniae, the sequence TAAAAGGTGGTTTGCCTTGGGCTTCCGTTTTGCCTTATATCTTAGCCCAGTTCGCAGGGGCCATGCTGGGTCAGATTTTGGTTTGGTTGCAATTCAAACCTCACTATGAGGCAGAAGAAAATGCAGGCAATATCCTGGCAACCTTCAGTACTGGACCAGCCATCAAGGATACTGTATCAAACTTGATTAGCGAAATCCTTGGAACCTTTGTTTTGGTGTTGACAATCTTTGCTTTGGGTCTTTACGATTTTCAGGCAGGTATCGGAACCTTTGCAGTGGGAACTTTGATTGTCGGTATCGGTCTATCACTAGGTGGGACAACAGGTTATGCCTTGAACCCAGCTCGTGACCTTGGACCTCGTATCATGCACAGCATCTTGCCAATTCCAAACAAGGGAGACGGAGACTGGTCTTACGCTTGGATTCCTGTTGTAGGCCCTGTTATCGGAGCAGCCTTGGCCGTGCTTGTATTCTCACTTTTCTAATCTAGAAAACAATTATGTTGATAGAGCTTGGGCAAGAGCCCAATTTCAGCAAAAAATGAAGTAAATCTTCTCATAATAAAATGCATCATATCAAGCACGAAAATTCCACGAGGTCAACTACAGTCAGAAAGCTGAACAACAAGCCAAAACGCCCAAAAAAGGCGGCAAAAAGCAAGCACCTGCAAGCAACGTGCCGAAATGGTCAAATCCTGATTATGTCAACGAATTAGACCCAAAAATCGTTGATATGCTAGTAGAATTTCACAAGTCACAAGTCACAAGGCACTTTGGAAACTCCCGAGGCGCAAGCAGAAATCGCCCAAAAACGTGAAGAAATCGAGCAAAGGAGAGCTGAGCTTGAGGATAAAAAACAAGAGCTTTTGAACCGCTTGAACAAATAGAGTTTCGCAAGTATTATGCTTACAAATTACTTGAGCAATTAACTAAAATATAAACCCTGCCTTTATATCTAGGCAGGGTTTATATTTTAGAAATTCACGTAGGTTG encodes:
- a CDS encoding MIP/aquaporin family protein, which codes for MMNELFGEFLGTLILILLGNGVVAGVVLPKTKSNSSGWIVITMGWGIAVAVAVFVSGKLSPAHLNPAVTIGVALKGGLPWASVLPYILAQFAGAMLGQILVWLQFKPHYEAEENAGNILATFSTGPAIKDTVSNLISEILGTFVLVLTIFALGLYDFQAGIGTFAVGTLIVGIGLSLGGTTGYALNPARDLGPRIMHSILPIPNKGDGDWSYAWIPVVGPVIGAALAVLVFSLF